In the genome of Rhodoplanes sp. Z2-YC6860, one region contains:
- a CDS encoding ArsR/SmtB family transcription factor → MEKTDAVASLAALAQDNRLDVFRLLVRAGPEGMPAGQVATTLNLSPSALTFHFDRLRDAGLVTVRREGRSMIYAAQYQAMNALLGFLTENCCQGNVEQCAPAICKPAKSKRAKATA, encoded by the coding sequence ATGGAAAAAACGGATGCCGTCGCTTCGTTGGCGGCGCTTGCTCAAGACAATCGGCTCGATGTGTTTCGCCTGCTGGTGCGGGCGGGTCCCGAGGGCATGCCTGCCGGACAGGTGGCGACTACGCTCAACCTCTCGCCAAGCGCTCTGACGTTCCATTTCGACCGATTGCGCGATGCCGGCCTCGTCACGGTGCGCCGCGAGGGCCGCTCAATGATCTACGCGGCGCAATACCAGGCCATGAACGCGTTGCTCGGATTTCTCACCGAGAACTGTTGCCAGGGGAACGTCGAACAGTGCGCCCCTGCGATCTGCAAGCCGGCGAAATCAAAGCGCGCAAAAGCGACAGCCTGA
- a CDS encoding serine hydrolase domain-containing protein, with translation MLRILIAALGVFANFSAADAFSWNADKEKLALELVREFQAAHHVPSIAVSVTLGGRTVLAKGLDAAGMPAPGGENVRYHIGSVTKQFTAAAILAMIEDKVIVPSTQKPLTLDTTGLELFPSLDPKGESSRLTVRRVLTMTSNLPSYTDDDFALDADQTGVPPAARSIDAEAIIARLRTYKLTGRPQTFSYSNTNYFILSLIIQVLQNGYEKTSAPVAHKYIADRLLARAGMRDTGFVGEPLPRPSIDAAPHYIYSPRFNQGAWPMGAGNMISTAADMARWNAALTTGKVLGTDSVHTMFAPAVAVTNSLVYQGCSYGMGWYVCHRPGFDLFEHDGVIAGYMASNAIGWKNGSWISATVLADLDATIDIVELVRSLIQLGAEEDR, from the coding sequence ATGCTTCGCATTCTCATCGCTGCCCTCGGCGTGTTTGCAAACTTCAGCGCCGCCGATGCGTTCTCGTGGAACGCGGATAAGGAAAAGCTCGCGCTCGAACTGGTCCGTGAGTTCCAGGCGGCGCACCACGTCCCCTCCATTGCGGTCAGCGTGACGCTCGGCGGACGCACCGTGCTCGCCAAGGGACTCGACGCCGCCGGAATGCCAGCGCCGGGTGGTGAGAATGTCCGCTATCACATCGGGTCGGTGACCAAGCAGTTCACGGCCGCGGCCATTCTCGCGATGATCGAGGACAAGGTCATCGTGCCGAGCACGCAGAAGCCGCTGACACTGGACACCACCGGCCTCGAGCTGTTCCCCTCGCTCGATCCCAAGGGCGAAAGCTCGCGGCTCACGGTGCGGCGGGTGCTGACGATGACGTCGAACCTGCCGAGCTACACCGACGACGACTTCGCGCTGGATGCCGATCAGACCGGCGTGCCTCCGGCGGCACGGTCGATCGACGCCGAAGCCATCATCGCGCGACTGCGGACCTACAAGCTCACCGGACGGCCGCAGACGTTCAGCTATAGCAACACCAATTACTTCATTCTCTCGCTCATCATCCAGGTTCTGCAGAACGGCTACGAGAAGACCAGCGCGCCGGTGGCCCACAAATACATCGCCGACCGGCTGCTGGCGCGAGCCGGTATGCGGGATACCGGGTTTGTCGGTGAACCGTTGCCGCGGCCGTCGATCGACGCAGCTCCGCACTACATCTACTCGCCGCGCTTCAACCAGGGCGCCTGGCCGATGGGCGCGGGCAACATGATCAGCACCGCGGCCGACATGGCGCGCTGGAATGCGGCGCTGACCACCGGCAAGGTGCTCGGCACGGACTCGGTGCACACGATGTTTGCACCCGCCGTCGCGGTGACGAACTCGCTTGTCTACCAAGGCTGCAGCTACGGCATGGGATGGTACGTCTGCCATCGCCCGGGATTCGATCTGTTCGAGCATGATGGCGTCATCGCCGGCTACATGGCCTCGAACGCCATCGGATGGAAGAACGGCTCGTGGATCAGCGCCACGGTGCTGGCCGATCTGGACGCGACAATCGACATCGTCGAGTTGGTGCGCAGCCTGATCCAGCTCGGGGCCGAAGAGGACCGCTGA
- a CDS encoding DUF2239 family protein → MNPIRKDTPFPPCTAFDHTNRVAAGSYVEVAIALKEHLRKHADASVLIFDDASGRQIDFDLRGGDQEIQDRIRKQLSSGSDSSPRPVGRPKLGVVSREVTLMPQHWAWLAEQPGGASVALRRLVEDARRSGPGEKELRRKAHERTYHFMSAMAGNLANFEEASRALFADDARSLKKLIAEWPRDIRQHIVRLYGEPAKP, encoded by the coding sequence ATGAACCCGATCCGAAAAGACACGCCGTTTCCCCCATGCACCGCATTCGATCATACGAACCGCGTGGCGGCGGGATCGTATGTCGAGGTGGCCATCGCGTTGAAAGAGCACCTTCGCAAGCACGCGGATGCGTCCGTGCTCATCTTCGATGATGCGTCAGGCAGACAGATCGATTTCGATCTGCGCGGCGGAGATCAAGAGATCCAGGACCGCATCAGGAAGCAGCTGTCGTCAGGCAGCGACAGCTCGCCCCGCCCGGTCGGCCGCCCCAAGCTCGGCGTCGTCAGCCGGGAGGTCACGCTGATGCCTCAGCACTGGGCGTGGCTCGCCGAGCAGCCCGGCGGCGCCTCGGTCGCGCTCCGGCGGCTGGTCGAAGATGCGAGACGGTCAGGACCAGGCGAGAAAGAGCTGCGGCGCAAGGCGCATGAGCGCACCTACCATTTCATGTCGGCGATGGCGGGCAATCTCGCCAACTTCGAAGAAGCCTCAAGAGCCCTCTTCGCCGACGACGCCCGATCTCTCAAGAAGCTCATCGCCGAATGGCCTCGCGACATCCGCCAGCACATAGTGCGCCTTTATGGTGAGCCGGCGAAACCATAG
- a CDS encoding sulfate ABC transporter substrate-binding protein, giving the protein MRKSIASLVLSVSLAAGAHAQSGNLLNVSYDPTRELYRAYNIEFVKYWQRQSGETLTIQQSHGGSGAQARAVIDGMKADVVTLASEGDIDAIAKATKKIPPDWRGLLPHRSTPYTSTIVFLVRKGNPKHLKDWDDLLLPGVKIVAPNPKTSGGAKWAYLAAWGYAAERFNGDEARMKEFVAALYRNVPMLDAGARGASVTFARRGMGDVLLSWENEAFIAINELGPDKFDIVVPPLSIKAEPSVALVPGNTEAKGTTKVAQAYLEYLYSPLAQKLIAKNYYRPAEPALADPQDLKRFPSIRFLTIDDPVFGGWQRVTPKHFAPEGIFDQIYR; this is encoded by the coding sequence ATGCGCAAGTCGATTGCGAGCTTGGTTCTTTCCGTCTCGTTGGCCGCGGGTGCTCACGCCCAGAGCGGCAATCTGCTCAACGTATCCTACGATCCGACCCGCGAGCTTTATCGCGCCTACAACATCGAATTCGTCAAATACTGGCAGCGGCAGTCGGGCGAGACGCTGACGATCCAGCAGTCGCACGGAGGATCTGGCGCGCAGGCGCGCGCCGTGATCGACGGCATGAAGGCAGACGTGGTGACGCTTGCGTCCGAGGGCGACATCGATGCCATTGCCAAGGCGACCAAGAAGATTCCGCCGGACTGGCGCGGCCTGCTGCCGCACCGCTCGACGCCCTACACGTCGACGATCGTTTTCCTGGTTCGCAAGGGCAATCCCAAACATCTGAAGGATTGGGATGATCTTTTGCTGCCCGGCGTGAAAATCGTCGCGCCCAATCCGAAAACCTCTGGCGGCGCGAAATGGGCTTATCTCGCGGCCTGGGGCTACGCGGCGGAGCGTTTCAACGGCGACGAAGCGAGGATGAAGGAGTTCGTTGCCGCGCTTTACCGAAACGTTCCGATGCTCGATGCGGGCGCACGCGGAGCCTCGGTGACTTTTGCGCGGCGCGGCATGGGCGATGTGCTGCTATCCTGGGAAAACGAGGCGTTTATCGCCATCAACGAGCTCGGGCCGGACAAGTTCGACATCGTCGTCCCGCCGCTCTCGATCAAGGCCGAACCGTCCGTGGCTCTGGTGCCGGGCAACACGGAGGCGAAGGGCACCACCAAGGTTGCTCAGGCGTATCTCGAGTATCTCTACAGCCCCCTGGCCCAGAAGCTGATCGCCAAGAACTACTATCGCCCAGCCGAGCCTGCGCTTGCCGATCCGCAGGACTTGAAACGCTTTCCGTCGATCAGGTTTCTGACCATCGACGATCCGGTGTTCGGCGGCTGGCAGAGGGTGACGCCGAAGCACTTCGCGCCCGAAGGCATCTTCGATCAGATCTATCGTTGA
- the arsC gene encoding arsenate reductase (glutaredoxin) (This arsenate reductase requires both glutathione and glutaredoxin to convert arsenate to arsenite, after which the efflux transporter formed by ArsA and ArsB can extrude the arsenite from the cell, providing resistance.) — MSVVIHHNPDCGTSRNVLKVIKAAGYEPTVIEYLKIGWTRPQLLGLLAAASLTPRTALRERGTPAAELGLLEPGASDDTILDAMIMHPILVNRPIVCTSRGVRLCRPSEAVLNLLDRLPPGPFHKDDGELLIDADGKRVL, encoded by the coding sequence ATGAGCGTGGTCATCCATCACAATCCGGATTGCGGCACCTCACGCAACGTCCTGAAGGTCATCAAGGCGGCAGGGTACGAGCCCACTGTCATCGAGTATCTCAAGATCGGATGGACGCGGCCCCAGCTTCTCGGCCTGCTCGCGGCCGCCAGCCTCACACCGCGCACGGCGCTCCGCGAACGCGGGACGCCGGCAGCCGAACTGGGCCTGCTCGAACCGGGGGCAAGCGACGACACAATCCTGGACGCGATGATCATGCATCCCATCCTGGTCAACCGTCCGATCGTCTGCACCTCGCGGGGCGTGCGCCTTTGCCGGCCGAGCGAAGCTGTCCTTAACCTCCTGGATCGCTTGCCGCCCGGTCCCTTTCACAAGGACGATGGCGAACTGCTCATCGATGCTGACGGCAAGCGCGTCCTTTAG
- a CDS encoding NUDIX domain-containing protein — MVKSAKLVAVQRRGRQVLLVRRRKDKRWMFPGGKRKPLLKESARACLRRELREELPKLKVGRFRRWKSLSGRNRYSSRPMSDAVFLAKAVGSLRIGAPKEIDRAAWRNPWKTRLTPTSKHIRDKLVSTGHLKKR, encoded by the coding sequence ATGGTCAAGTCGGCAAAACTTGTCGCGGTTCAGAGGCGAGGCCGCCAGGTGCTGCTGGTGCGTCGTCGCAAGGACAAGCGCTGGATGTTTCCGGGCGGCAAGCGCAAGCCGCTTCTCAAGGAGTCCGCCAGGGCATGCTTGCGAAGGGAATTGCGGGAAGAACTGCCAAAGCTGAAAGTGGGGCGCTTCCGTCGATGGAAAAGCCTGAGCGGCAGGAATCGCTATTCCAGCCGCCCCATGAGCGATGCCGTGTTCCTTGCCAAAGCCGTGGGTTCGCTCCGCATCGGTGCGCCAAAGGAGATCGATAGAGCGGCTTGGCGCAATCCCTGGAAAACACGACTGACGCCCACCTCGAAACACATTCGAGACAAGCTCGTTTCCACCGGGCACCTCAAGAAGCGGTAA
- a CDS encoding GFA family protein, with the protein MTNEHVSASCRCGKVKLLIVGAPILRSICYCTSCQEAGRRYQAASGVDPVLAEDGGTDYVLYRKDRVRCVQGGNLLEERRLKPESPTRRMFARCCNTAMFLDFTKGHWLTVYRGRLPSDMPPATMRMMTGERPSGVTLPDDLANYPSFSGKFMLKLLGAWMAMGFRRPAVDGVP; encoded by the coding sequence ATGACGAATGAGCATGTCTCCGCGTCGTGCCGCTGCGGCAAGGTCAAGCTCTTGATCGTCGGGGCTCCGATTTTGCGAAGCATTTGTTATTGCACGAGCTGCCAGGAGGCAGGTCGCCGGTATCAAGCGGCTTCCGGCGTCGATCCTGTTCTGGCCGAGGATGGCGGCACGGACTACGTGCTCTATCGCAAAGATCGGGTCCGCTGCGTCCAGGGCGGCAACCTTCTGGAGGAGCGGCGGCTGAAACCGGAGTCGCCGACCAGGCGAATGTTCGCGCGCTGCTGCAACACCGCGATGTTTCTCGACTTCACCAAGGGGCACTGGCTCACGGTCTATCGTGGCCGCCTTCCGAGCGACATGCCGCCGGCCACCATGCGGATGATGACTGGCGAACGACCCAGCGGCGTGACCTTGCCCGACGACCTGGCCAACTATCCGAGCTTCTCCGGGAAGTTCATGCTGAAGTTGCTCGGTGCGTGGATGGCGATGGGTTTCAGACGACCGGCCGTCGATGGCGTCCCATAG
- a CDS encoding 3-phosphoshikimate 1-carboxyvinyltransferase has protein sequence MLPHLIEIVPPSHRIDATVVLPGSKSLTNRALILAALASRPVVLRGSLWSEDTQAMVDCLERLGFRIEVANDPAEPANRTLTVHGCGGRIPNAGTAAQPLELFVENAGTAARFLPPFLCLGQGAYRVSGIPRMHERPQASLIHALRELGYRIDSANDRLPAVIHGTGPRPGATCSVSVEESSQFASALLLSERIGGWTVRVTGGNEDELPYVEMTRRLVNDFPWDGGVYVVEPDASAASYFWGADWLLRDSGSRIRVMPAPSSGMQADQKFRDLVLERAWQPVFSRSTDLADSIMTAIVLAPFARSATQFVDLGRLRVQECERVEALRTELTKCGARVEETGDTLRIDPGPLHGAEIETYDDHRIAMCFGMLGLRVPGIRLRDPKCVRKTFPNFFAKLAELGAVIQDASLGTRLSGDDLLA, from the coding sequence ATGCTGCCGCACCTCATCGAAATCGTCCCTCCAAGCCATCGGATCGACGCAACCGTCGTCCTGCCGGGCTCCAAGAGTCTGACCAATCGTGCGCTGATTCTGGCGGCTCTTGCGAGCCGTCCCGTGGTCCTGCGCGGCTCCCTCTGGAGCGAAGACACGCAGGCCATGGTCGACTGTCTCGAGCGGTTGGGGTTTCGGATCGAGGTGGCGAACGATCCGGCCGAGCCGGCCAACCGCACCCTCACGGTTCACGGATGCGGCGGCAGAATCCCCAACGCCGGCACCGCGGCGCAACCGCTCGAGTTGTTCGTTGAGAACGCCGGCACGGCTGCGCGCTTCCTGCCGCCGTTCCTTTGTCTCGGCCAGGGCGCCTACCGCGTGAGCGGGATCCCGCGGATGCACGAGCGGCCACAGGCCTCGTTGATCCACGCCTTGCGCGAACTCGGTTATCGCATCGACAGCGCCAACGACCGCCTGCCGGCCGTCATTCACGGCACCGGCCCGCGTCCTGGCGCAACATGCAGTGTGAGTGTCGAAGAGAGCTCGCAGTTTGCTTCCGCGCTGCTTCTCAGCGAACGTATCGGCGGCTGGACCGTGAGGGTGACCGGCGGCAACGAGGACGAATTGCCCTACGTTGAAATGACCCGCCGCCTGGTGAACGATTTCCCCTGGGACGGAGGCGTCTATGTCGTGGAGCCGGATGCGTCCGCCGCCAGTTATTTCTGGGGCGCCGATTGGCTGCTGCGTGACAGCGGCAGCCGCATCCGCGTGATGCCTGCGCCCTCAAGCGGGATGCAGGCCGACCAGAAGTTTCGCGATCTCGTCCTGGAACGGGCGTGGCAGCCGGTCTTTTCCCGCAGCACGGACCTGGCCGACAGCATCATGACCGCGATCGTGCTTGCGCCCTTTGCTCGGTCTGCCACGCAGTTCGTCGACCTGGGCCGGTTGCGCGTCCAGGAATGCGAGCGTGTCGAAGCCTTGCGGACCGAACTGACCAAATGCGGTGCACGCGTGGAGGAGACCGGCGACACGCTCAGGATCGATCCCGGCCCGCTGCATGGCGCGGAGATCGAGACCTACGACGATCATCGCATCGCAATGTGCTTCGGCATGCTCGGGTTGCGGGTGCCGGGAATCCGCCTGCGAGACCCCAAGTGCGTGCGCAAGACCTTCCCCAACTTCTTCGCCAAGCTGGCTGAGCTCGGCGCCGTGATTCAGGACGCTTCGCTCGGGACGCGTCTGTCCGGAGACGACCTGTTGGCGTGA
- a CDS encoding DoxX family protein translates to MLDYDKHRDVLLLAGRVLGSLLFLIAGYNKLMKHDFYIGYFGKLGVPMPSISVPGAMVFEIVGGILLLVGYKTRSVAWMLGLYSFVAGLFAHLAWGDPNQLNHFFKNVTIFGALLAFTVAGPGTYSIDKK, encoded by the coding sequence ATGCTGGACTACGACAAGCACCGCGATGTTCTTCTGCTCGCGGGCCGTGTTCTCGGAAGCCTGCTGTTTCTGATCGCGGGCTACAACAAGCTCATGAAGCACGATTTCTATATCGGCTATTTCGGCAAGCTCGGCGTGCCGATGCCGTCGATCTCAGTGCCGGGCGCGATGGTTTTTGAGATTGTGGGCGGTATCCTGCTTCTGGTCGGCTACAAGACGCGCTCGGTCGCGTGGATGCTCGGGCTCTATTCGTTTGTCGCGGGCCTGTTCGCGCATCTCGCCTGGGGCGATCCGAACCAGCTCAATCACTTCTTCAAGAACGTCACCATCTTCGGTGCCTTGCTGGCGTTCACGGTGGCGGGACCCGGGACATATTCGATCGACAAGAAATAA
- a CDS encoding LysR family transcriptional regulator, producing the protein MRALNLDQLRAFAEVIRHGSFTAAAKALNLSQPAVTHQVQELERRFKVALVERIGKRAYLTQAGEALLEHTRHLLDESERTLVDMRKFDDGWLGRVRIGTSMTVLMYVLPPLLRQLKTRHPQLELTLKAGVTSGTLQMLKTGQLDLGLCAIPINDPAFTVTPLFDDELYAIFPTAQQDPTLKDLPRQATPAFMAKCPLILGTEHAALRRTIVEWLQKAGPAPKPIMEFDNVEAMKSMVAVGLGTSIVPGLSLGSGHVPTDNIRALPLNPRAKRRVGLVQLKGSRSTEGVRLVAAALKSLDVGKQVREAVNALKGG; encoded by the coding sequence ATGCGGGCGCTCAACCTCGACCAGCTCAGGGCCTTCGCCGAAGTCATCCGCCACGGCAGCTTCACGGCTGCCGCGAAGGCGCTGAACCTCTCGCAGCCTGCCGTGACGCATCAGGTGCAGGAGCTTGAGCGCCGCTTCAAGGTCGCATTGGTGGAGCGGATCGGAAAGCGCGCCTATCTCACGCAGGCCGGCGAAGCGCTGCTCGAGCACACCCGCCACCTCCTCGACGAGAGCGAGCGCACGCTCGTCGACATGCGCAAGTTCGACGACGGCTGGCTCGGCCGCGTCCGCATCGGCACCAGCATGACGGTGCTGATGTATGTGCTGCCGCCGCTCTTGCGCCAGCTCAAGACCAGACATCCGCAGCTCGAGCTGACGCTGAAGGCAGGCGTCACATCGGGCACGCTGCAGATGCTCAAGACCGGCCAGCTCGATCTTGGGCTTTGCGCGATCCCCATCAACGATCCGGCGTTCACCGTCACGCCGCTGTTCGACGACGAGCTCTACGCGATCTTCCCGACCGCGCAGCAGGACCCGACGCTGAAGGATCTGCCGCGGCAGGCCACGCCGGCCTTCATGGCAAAGTGCCCGTTGATTTTAGGCACCGAGCATGCGGCGCTGCGCCGGACCATCGTCGAATGGCTGCAAAAGGCAGGCCCCGCGCCCAAGCCGATCATGGAATTCGACAATGTCGAAGCCATGAAGAGCATGGTGGCGGTCGGGCTCGGCACCTCGATCGTGCCGGGGCTTTCGCTCGGCTCCGGGCACGTGCCGACCGACAACATCCGTGCCTTGCCGCTGAACCCGCGCGCCAAGCGGCGTGTGGGCCTGGTTCAACTCAAGGGCAGCCGCAGCACCGAAGGCGTGAGGCTGGTCGCGGCGGCGCTCAAAAGCCTCGATGTCGGCAAGCAGGTGCGCGAGGCTGTGAATGCACTGAAGGGAGGCTGA
- the pstS gene encoding phosphate ABC transporter substrate-binding protein PstS, which translates to MTRVLTAAAVFVGPTFGQALAGEVTGAGSTFIFPILTKWSAEYATATGTQISYRPIGSGAGIAQIKSAAMDFGASDAPLTPGELRKAGLGQFPLVVGGIVPVVNIEGVKPGDLKFTGPMLADIFLGKIKTWNDPAIVKLNPELTLPAAPITVVHRLDGSGTTFNWTNYLGKASPEWREKVGEGTSVDWPVGAGGKGNDGVATFVNRTRNSIGYVEYAFALQKKLTFGLVQNKAGKFVNPNASSFRAAAASADWTSVKDFYLIITDAPGDEAYPVMATSFILMHKMPRDIARMKSALKFFQWALEKGQSQASSLDYVPLPDSLVDQIEMYWKEQFNAATN; encoded by the coding sequence ATGACCCGTGTTTTGACTGCCGCTGCTGTGTTTGTTGGCCCGACATTCGGTCAGGCGCTCGCCGGCGAAGTCACCGGCGCGGGGTCCACGTTCATCTTTCCGATTCTGACGAAGTGGTCCGCCGAATACGCCACCGCGACCGGAACTCAAATATCGTACCGCCCGATTGGGTCCGGCGCAGGCATCGCGCAGATCAAGAGCGCTGCGATGGACTTCGGAGCGTCGGATGCCCCGCTGACACCGGGAGAGCTTCGGAAAGCCGGGCTCGGGCAATTCCCGCTCGTCGTCGGCGGCATCGTCCCGGTGGTCAACATCGAAGGCGTGAAGCCGGGCGATCTGAAATTCACCGGCCCGATGCTGGCGGACATTTTTCTCGGCAAGATCAAGACCTGGAACGATCCGGCGATCGTGAAGCTCAATCCGGAGCTCACCCTGCCCGCCGCTCCCATCACCGTCGTCCATCGCCTGGACGGCTCCGGCACGACCTTCAATTGGACCAACTATCTCGGCAAGGCGAGCCCGGAGTGGCGTGAGAAAGTCGGTGAAGGCACATCCGTCGATTGGCCTGTCGGCGCCGGCGGCAAGGGCAACGACGGCGTGGCGACCTTCGTCAATCGCACGCGGAATTCCATCGGTTATGTGGAGTATGCGTTTGCGCTCCAGAAGAAGTTGACGTTCGGGTTGGTGCAAAACAAGGCCGGCAAGTTCGTGAACCCCAATGCGTCGAGCTTCCGCGCCGCGGCGGCGAGCGCCGACTGGACTTCCGTGAAAGACTTTTATCTCATCATCACCGATGCGCCGGGAGACGAGGCCTATCCCGTCATGGCGACATCGTTCATCCTCATGCACAAGATGCCAAGGGACATCGCGCGTATGAAATCTGCCTTGAAATTCTTCCAGTGGGCGCTGGAAAAAGGCCAATCGCAGGCCTCTTCGCTCGATTATGTGCCGCTGCCCGATTCGCTCGTCGATCAGATCGAGATGTATTGGAAAGAACAATTCAACGCAGCGACGAACTGA
- a CDS encoding low affinity iron permease family protein codes for MRAGLPVSQIGASQSGGRSWFSWFANRTAQLSGKPATFLLATGSVVVWAVTGPFFHFSDTWQLVINTSTTIVTFLMVFLIQNTQNRDTAALQVKLDELILALDKARNNLVGIEEESEEIIENLKQQEHRKARGISEMNGAEA; via the coding sequence ATGCGTGCGGGCCTGCCTGTCAGCCAGATCGGTGCCTCTCAGTCGGGCGGCCGCTCCTGGTTTTCGTGGTTCGCCAATCGGACCGCGCAGCTTTCGGGCAAGCCGGCGACGTTCCTCCTTGCCACGGGCAGCGTCGTGGTGTGGGCCGTCACCGGGCCGTTCTTTCATTTCAGCGATACTTGGCAACTCGTCATCAACACCAGCACGACCATCGTCACGTTCCTGATGGTGTTCCTGATCCAGAACACGCAGAACCGCGACACGGCCGCGCTGCAGGTCAAGCTCGACGAGTTGATCCTCGCGCTGGACAAAGCGCGGAATAACCTGGTGGGCATCGAGGAAGAGTCCGAGGAGATTATCGAGAATCTCAAGCAGCAGGAGCACCGCAAGGCGCGCGGCATCTCGGAGATGAACGGCGCCGAGGCTTAG
- a CDS encoding Crp/Fnr family transcriptional regulator — protein MTTMIPLRIAGIVSNVLFCSFGAVAHIWPIMVLHLILLPVNTIRLLQIRRLVRGVASAQSGELSIQSLLPFMSRHKYPAGHVLVRRGDRADRMYYLSSGEIEIKELGKVLGPGNVVGEIGVLARDQKRMATIECRSNCEFFELTAAKVKEIYYQDPGFAYAVLQVVISRLMESIPLQTPGEPVTQRAP, from the coding sequence ATGACCACGATGATCCCGCTTCGTATCGCCGGCATTGTCAGCAATGTCCTGTTCTGCAGTTTTGGGGCGGTGGCTCATATCTGGCCGATCATGGTGTTGCACCTGATCCTGCTCCCGGTGAACACGATCCGGTTGCTGCAGATTCGACGTTTGGTTCGCGGTGTGGCGAGCGCGCAGTCGGGCGAGCTATCGATACAATCGTTGTTGCCGTTCATGTCGCGGCATAAGTATCCGGCGGGTCATGTTCTGGTCAGGCGAGGCGACCGTGCCGACCGCATGTATTATCTCTCAAGCGGCGAGATTGAGATCAAGGAGCTCGGAAAGGTGCTCGGGCCGGGCAACGTCGTGGGCGAGATCGGTGTGCTCGCGCGCGATCAAAAGCGAATGGCGACGATCGAGTGCAGATCGAATTGCGAGTTTTTCGAATTGACGGCAGCCAAGGTCAAAGAGATTTACTATCAAGATCCCGGCTTCGCTTATGCCGTGCTGCAAGTGGTCATTTCGCGGCTCATGGAGAGCATCCCTCTCCAAACGCCAGGCGAGCCGGTCACCCAACGCGCGCCGTAG
- a CDS encoding lipocalin-like domain-containing protein, whose translation MRVLLCALIAIASFAGEGFAQTMTLKDQLIGTWIYVSSTAKRDDGTPVPRPSLQGAVTYTADGRFHFITTSTNAPKYASSDSAKPSPEEAMAVASQSIAYTGTYTVDEGTKTIHVNIETSTFPNLVGAPNQRRIVSAISADEMKFTNPRTPAGVTLEIVWKRAK comes from the coding sequence ATGCGTGTCTTGTTATGTGCATTGATCGCGATTGCTTCATTTGCAGGCGAAGGCTTTGCGCAAACCATGACGCTGAAAGACCAACTCATCGGCACATGGATCTACGTGTCCAGCACAGCCAAGCGGGACGACGGGACCCCAGTCCCGCGACCGAGCCTGCAAGGCGCGGTGACTTACACGGCCGATGGCCGCTTCCACTTCATCACGACATCGACGAATGCGCCGAAGTACGCATCGAGCGATTCGGCCAAACCTTCGCCGGAAGAGGCGATGGCAGTTGCATCGCAGTCGATTGCTTACACCGGCACCTACACGGTGGACGAAGGCACCAAGACGATCCACGTCAACATCGAGACCAGCACGTTTCCCAATCTCGTCGGCGCCCCCAACCAGCGCCGCATCGTCAGCGCGATTTCCGCCGATGAGATGAAGTTCACCAATCCCCGCACACCGGCCGGCGTCACCCTGGAGATCGTCTGGAAGCGGGCCAAGTAA